One window of Kryptolebias marmoratus isolate JLee-2015 linkage group LG3, ASM164957v2, whole genome shotgun sequence genomic DNA carries:
- the LOC108228881 gene encoding secretory phospholipase A2 receptor-like, whose translation MEKIIFRVIIITSACCFSAKHVFHDWKKMSWSDARKHCREHHNDLSRISNELEEMLFRKSGSTDKEGWIGIFWDNSLKKWKWSGGENITYHKNLKSEDVGNQSSHTADNVYWTNDEWKWKNGEEKHDFFCFDLTVVQEEKTWEEALEHCRKNNDNLTSLLSENDNLLAANEINQTSVTERVWIGLRYLRDKWLWVNGDPLRYDAWSQGGDQDHQCPMKRGCGALTKEGLWESWDCQEKLSFICG comes from the coding sequence ATGGAGAAGATCATCTTCAGAGTGATCATCATTACCAGTGCATGctgtttttctgcaaaacatgtcttccatgactggaaaaaaatgagCTGGTCAGATGCTCGCAAACACTGCAGGGAACATCATAATGACCTTTCACGTATCTCCAATGAACTGGAGGAAATGTTGTTCAGAAAGTCTGGGAGTACGGACAAGGAAGGATGGATTGGAATTTTTTGGGATAACAGCcttaaaaaatggaaatggtCAGGAGGCGAGAATATCACCTACCACAAAAATCTCAAATCAGAAGACGTTGGTAACCAATCGTCACACACTGCTGATAATGTCTATTGGACCAACGATGAATGGAAGTGGAAAAATGGTGAAGAAAAACacgatttcttctgttttgaccTGACTGTGGTGCAGGAGGAGAAGACCTGGGAGGAGGCTCTGGAGCACTGCAGAAAGAATAACGATAACCTCACCAGTCTGCTCTCTGAGAACGATAACCTTCTGGCTGCAAATGAGATTAATCAGACCAGTGTTACTGAGCGGGTGTGGATCGGGCTGCGTTACCTTCGAGACAAATGGCTGTGGGTGAACGGGGACCCTCTACGGTATGACGCCTGGTCTCAAGGAGGAGATCAGGACCACCAGTGTCCCATGAAGAGAGGCTGTGGAGCTTTAACCAAAGAGGGACTGTGGGAGAGCTGGGACTGCCAGGAGAAACTCAGCTTCATCTGTGGCTGA